In the Sorghum bicolor cultivar BTx623 chromosome 4, Sorghum_bicolor_NCBIv3, whole genome shotgun sequence genome, GTCCTTGAAAACCAGCTGATACTGCAACACTCAGTGGGCTCTCCCTAGACTGGCCCAGAAGGCTGCAGAATTGATGGGTGAGTTCCTCAGCTAGCTTCTCCCAATGCGCGGATGACATTAACTCAGAATATGGGGATTGATCCAGCCGGCCAACCCATAGAAGGCAAGCCATTAGCTTCTGGAATTCTTCCTTGTGCACGGCTGCAAAGGGGACCAAGTGAGTCCTAGCATATAAAAGAGCCTCATCTTTGCCCTCACCCCTACTTCCTTTGGACAGTATTTCAACAAACTGAAGCTGATAAAGCTTGAACTCCAGCATAGACCCATTCTGCAACAGCTGGTCATGGTTTTTGGCAGCCCAACTGAGGGCAGGCTCGAGGTTTCTCGCTTTCATGGCTTCAAGGATAGCATACATCTCCTGAAACGGTAGCTTCAATGAAGTTCCACCTAATTCCCCACACTCACGAGCGAACATATCACCAAGATCAAAGAGGCCTTGGCGGTAGAAATGATTCGCTATGATATTGTTTACCGTATGAACCTCAAAATCCACATTTCTGTATGCCTTAGATATATCTGGATTGAAGGACTTCTCAAGGACCTTGAGATATTTGCTCAGGGCACCATTGAGCTCCTTTTGGCTGCCTTCAAGTTGGTTCAAAGGTGCCATTTCATTCAGCTTAGATTTCAGTTCTGCAAGGATAGATGGGTGGTCAACATTTCCAGTAGAATCTGTATTCATCATCTGCAGCTTCACAATAGCCTGCTCAACTTCATTCACTATTTGATCAACAGCTTCCAGAGCTTTAGCAGAAGATAATGAACGTTTCTCAGCAACTCGATCAAATCCCTCCCTGAGGCTGTCAATCTCCATTAGCAGCTATCTGGATATGACAAAAAACATCATGTAACAAGTTATTTCATTGAGAAAATCACTATCAAGAACATTAGAAAGATGCATCACATAAACTCGAACTGCTAATAGATCACTATACTTCTGAAATTAAAAAATCATTGCATAGGTTCAACATGGAGACCAACCCAATGCATGACTGACCTCGAGTCTATCTATACATATGTCAGCAGATAGGATAGCATACAAGTACACTTTATGCATTTTAAACGGCAGATAAGTTTGCAAATCACATTAACGCAGAACTAATATGTTTTCATGAAGAATATTTAAGAGCTACCAGAAAGGTAACAAAGCAATGAATGGCCAATGATCTTAAGGTTGGCAAGGCAAGAAATGGTAACAAATGCCTACGTGACACCATACACATCATAAGAAACAGCAAAACAGAAGCAGGGAgaagagaaagaagaaaaatgaAAAGGAGAAAAGTGAAAGGGCTTGCTTGGGACTGAAGGGCTTTGTTGCTGTAGTAGTAAAAAGAGAAGGAGAAGAGATGGGGCTGGCCCAGACAATACTTTTAGCAAGAATTTTGTGCGTGCATGAATGTGTCCAGGTTCAGCAAGTGTCTAGGTTATTTGCTATTACTGCTACCTAGATTTCAGTTTATAGATAATATAATGGGCAGATCATAAAGGCAATTGAATGCATTAATTAGGAGATTATTATACCATACTTGAAAACATTCAACTCTGTATAAATAAAGGAGAAAACAGAAAAGCTGCAGACATTCCACCAGCAAAAATCCAATGTCCGTTTGTGTCTTGTGTGAGTGTCCTGGGCATAATCTTGGAGGGCTGTAGCTGTCAAGTACACCCCTTAAATTACAGTATATATATGATGTAGGCCCCGACCTTCATGCAGCGCTTTTACCTCAATGCGATACAGCACCACCACTCCCCTCCTCACCAGTCAGACCATCACTCATTTTCCTGCTGCTccgcccccacccccaccccactGCCACCGACAGGATGACTACCACTTCTTTGATTCCCTCTCACACTTCTTTCTTCTACACCCTTCACTGCTTTGGCAAACTAACAGGGAAACGCCTAGGCTTGTAGGAGAGCCTTATCGCCTAGGGAACAACACCCACGAGGGAATAAACATTGCAGTGGTtagatgaaactatgcattgtgtTCTGGTAAGTAACTCGGATTTACACCAACTCCCATGTCCCTCTGGAATTTCCTTCAACTTGTTAGCACCACCAGTATACTCAGAAGTACGCACTGGCCTCTTCTCATCATTCAGGCATTCGAGTATGGCAGGAACAACGATAAAAAACaattcatcatcatcttcttccatATGTATGAATTTCCTAATTTTCTCCTTCCTAGAGACCATTATCTAAAAGTTGCAAACAGAAACAAGCTGAGGTATAGCCTACTTACGTATTTATAAATTTAAGCTagctgataagccatggcagaaagtattgttcgctgatttgttgtgagagaaaaacactgctgaatggctggcagattcggctgataagctcaagcgaacaggctgGTTCAGCCTGTTCGCTCTGCAGAGGGGTCAAGTTAGACTCCATCTGCAACCAGCAAGAACTAAATTTAACTAGCGCAAGAAGAGACAAGTTAGTTGTTTCATAAACTATTGTTTCAAGCAAGGTTTGAAAAAACGCAATTAAACGTTGTTTAATCTCAATTAAACGCTACACGTAGGCCCAAATAAGCCGCCTAGACGCTGCATCTACGCGCTAGGCGGCGTGTAGGCAGCGGGGACGCGTGAAAAATCAGCGCTGGGCAGGCAGGCAGCGGCTGCGTACACGGAAAGCACGAGCGGGAGAGTGCGTGCTCGCGCGGGAAAAAGACACGGGCAAGCACAGGCCGCGCGAAAACAGAGCAGGCAGAAGGGATTGGATAGGTACAGCGGAATTACTctgttccttttcttttctcacACATGAGGCCGTGACCCACCGCCGCTCTGGCCACTGGTTGCGAGCTGAGCCTCTGCTCGATAAATTGCACAGTCTAGAGGGGAATCGAGGGAGCTGCTCAAGAAATCGGCACATCCTGGCGGGGAATCAAGTGCAGGAGCAGCTGGTGCAGGCTGTGCGTTCTCGTGTGGTCGGGCCCCTTGCGTTGTCGCCGGCTACTGCAACTGCAAGTTTGATGTCTTCTAGTGCTAGTTGCCTAGTTGGTCAATGAATTGGATTGGGGTCCGCAGTCTGCTAGTCTTTATGCGTGCTACCTCTTTAGTCTTCATGGGATTGATGAATTGGATTGAGGTATGTTCACTGACTTGTGTTACTACTTAGTACTACTTACTACTAATCTTGCTCTCAGCagcacaaaaataaataaaacaaacaCAAACGATTAATCACGTTTAATCTACATTTAATCTGCGCCTAGCGTTTTCCTGAACCTTGGTTTCATGTTGCTGCTGTTTCTGAAAATTGCTGTTTCAGAAACACCAAACTGACAAGAACACATAGTCTTAATTTTTGCAGAAATCAACAAACAAAGAAATCAGCACAGAGAAATCAGTGACCAAGCTCCTTAAATAACAACTCAAGTTATATAATAGGCTAATAGCACATAAATGATCAGGTTGGCTAGTTAGTTTACACATGGTACTTTTAGTTTCCCAACAGCAACCAAAATAACGTGTCTAGGAAA is a window encoding:
- the LOC8073176 gene encoding protein RMD5 homolog A → MEIDSLREGFDRVAEKRSLSSAKALEAVDQIVNEVEQAIVKLQMMNTDSTGNVDHPSILAELKSKLNEMAPLNQLEGSQKELNGALSKYLKVLEKSFNPDISKAYRNVDFEVHTVNNIIANHFYRQGLFDLGDMFARECGELGGTSLKLPFQEMYAILEAMKARNLEPALSWAAKNHDQLLQNGSMLEFKLYQLQFVEILSKGSRGEGKDEALLYARTHLVPFAAVHKEEFQKLMACLLWVGRLDQSPYSELMSSAHWEKLAEELTHQFCSLLGQSRESPLSVAVSAGFQGLPTLLKLTQVMAAKKQEWQVMKQLPVPIDIGPEFQYHSVFVCPVLREQSSDENPPMRMPCGHVVSKQSIMKLSKSSSRPFKCPYCPSEAVASHCKQLHF